One segment of Mycolicibacterium baixiangningiae DNA contains the following:
- a CDS encoding LLM class flavin-dependent oxidoreductase translates to MTDYGHDLWFGSFITPAAHPPEAPVELAVTSEGAGLDLVSFQDHPYQPAFQDTWTLMTYAAARTERIRLSGNVMCLPLRPPAVLARATASLDRLSRGRVELGLGAGAFWDAIVAMGGRRLEPAQSVRALEEAIRVIRGLWDTDESAPLKIEGEFHRLTGAKRGPAPAHRIPIHIGALKPRMLRLTGRVADGWLPSLGYLPDGPKSLGPMNDQIDEAAAGAGREPTAIIRALNISGRFTDGGNGGGLFEGTSATWAEQIADLALQFGVSGFILTSDEPVDLNRFGQEVAPQARALVESERTL, encoded by the coding sequence ATGACCGACTATGGCCACGACCTGTGGTTCGGCAGCTTCATCACGCCCGCCGCTCACCCGCCCGAGGCGCCGGTCGAGCTGGCGGTGACGTCCGAGGGGGCCGGGCTCGACCTTGTCAGCTTTCAGGACCATCCCTACCAGCCGGCATTCCAGGACACCTGGACTCTGATGACCTACGCCGCCGCACGCACCGAGCGAATCCGACTCAGCGGCAACGTGATGTGCCTTCCGTTGCGCCCCCCTGCCGTGCTGGCCCGAGCCACCGCGAGCTTGGACCGGCTCAGCCGCGGGCGTGTCGAACTGGGTCTCGGCGCCGGCGCATTCTGGGATGCCATCGTTGCGATGGGCGGCCGACGACTCGAGCCCGCGCAGTCCGTGCGCGCGCTGGAAGAGGCCATCCGGGTGATCCGGGGGCTGTGGGACACCGACGAGTCCGCCCCGCTGAAGATCGAGGGCGAGTTCCACCGCCTGACCGGCGCCAAGCGAGGGCCCGCGCCCGCTCACCGGATACCGATCCACATCGGGGCCTTGAAGCCCCGGATGCTCCGGCTCACGGGCCGGGTCGCCGATGGATGGCTGCCTTCCCTGGGCTACCTGCCTGACGGGCCGAAATCGCTCGGCCCGATGAACGATCAGATCGATGAGGCTGCCGCCGGCGCCGGCCGCGAACCCACCGCGATCATCCGCGCCCTCAACATCAGCGGCCGATTCACCGACGGCGGCAACGGAGGTGGGCTATTCGAAGGAACTTCTGCCACCTGGGCCGAACAGATCGCCGACCTCGCCCTGCAGTTCGGCGTCTCGGGATTCATCCTCACCTCCGACGAACCCGTCGACCTGAACCGCTTCGGTCAGGAAGTCGCCCCACAAGCCCGAGCCCTCGTCGAATCCGAGCGCACCCTATGA